The sequence below is a genomic window from Sorangiineae bacterium MSr12523.
CGATGATCACGTCGTAGCGATGCGATTCCACCGGGCGCGTGGCGCGCGCCGACGGTGTTTCTGCACGTTTGGCAGGCGCCGGCGAACCAGCACACGCGGGCAACGCTGCGAGACTCGCGACGATGATCGCGCCGAGCGCACGATATCCATATTCCAGTTTCATCGATCCCCCAGGTCTCGCCCGCTCGAATCGGGCGTTCGCAAAAGGTGCGATGACCTGACCCACACCCCGGTGGCGCAGTGCGTATACGCGTCCTCTCGATAGGTGCGCCCGCTAATTCGAAATACATATTTGCATTTCGCAGACGTCGCCAGCATGTTCGTGAGTGGGCTCATGCGCAAACTTATTTGATCTTTGCCAGCGCCCTGCGTAGTGTCGTCGAACCGTGTTGTACGACCTTGTCAAGGCGGTCTCGCGGCGGCGGCAGCTAACGATTCTCGCGTTGGTCGCCGTATTCTTCGCAGCGCTGGCTGGGCTGAAACTGGTGCCCGGGCTACCCATGTGGCTCGATGCCACGCTGCAGATCGTGCTCGCCGCGGCGTTGGCCCACGTGGTCATTTCCGTGGTGCGGCGCTGCTATCCCGTCGAAAATCGCCTGCCGGCGGACGACGCCATCGTGAGCAGCTCCTTCGCCACGGTGGGAGGTGTGTACGGGCTCATCGCCGGATTCCTCATCGTCATGGTGTGGCAAAGCTACTCGGATACCGGCGTGGTCGTCGCACGGGAGGCCAATGCCATCGCCGATCTCGAGCGAATGTCACGTGGATTTCCGGTCACTGTACAGCTCCAGATCCAGCAGGCGTCACGTCGATACGTTCGCTCCGTGGTGAAAGAAGAGTGGCCGCTGATGGCCAAGGGCGAGCAGAGCCAGTCCGCAGACGACGCATTGGCCGCACTTTGGAGCGCGTACACGGAAATCGAGGGCCGCCAACGCGGTAGCTCCCTCTACGATCAATCCGTGCGGCGCCTCAACGAGGTGGACGACAACCGCCGATTGCGCCTTTTGGCCAGTCGGGACGGCGTGCCCGTTCCCTTGTGGATCATTCTATGGGGAGGAGGTATCGGCACACTCATCATTGGGTGCCTCTTCGAGGCGGGCAACTTCGTGGTCCATCGCGCGTTGATCACGTTTCTCGCCGCCATCTTGTCGTTCTCGCTTTATTTGATTTCCGCGCTGGAACACCCGTTCGACAATCGCCTCCCCACCTCGGCGGAGCCCCTCGAGCGTGTTCTGGCAGGTATGCTGGAATTGGAAGCGCCCAAGTCGCTGGGCAAGGCCGAGGGAAAGCTCGACCTGGTCACGTGGGCTGGGTACGCGGAAGACGGCTCCCACGATCCCAACGTGGATTGGGTGCATCCTTTCGAGGGAAAAACCGGATGCAAGGTCAACGCGAAGATCGCCAATTCGTCGGACGAAATGGTGAGGTTGATGAAAACGGGGGAGTACGATGTCGTATCGGCATCTGGCGACGCGTCGTTGCGATTGATCGCATCGGGTACCGTCGCGCCGGTCAATACCGACCTAATTCCTAGCTATGCGGATCTCTTTCCCGCGCTCAAGCTCAAACCGTGGAACTCGGTGAATCGCGTGCCGTACGGCGTGCCCCACGGCCGAGGTGCAAACCTGCTCGTGTGGCGAACCGACAAGGTGCCCACGGCGCCGGAGTCGTGGGCCGCGGTGCTCGAGCCTGCCGCGGGCACGCCGCCACAGCTCTCGGTGTACGACTCGCCCATCTACCTCGCCGATGCCGCGGTTTACCTGATGATGGCGCGTCCCCAATTGGGGATTCGAAATCCGTATGCGCTCGACGACCAGCAATTTCTGGCGGTGCTCGACGTGCTTCGCAATCAACGGCATTACGTCGGTCAATATTGGAGCGATTACACGGAACAGATTCAGAGCTTCAAAACCGGGACGTCGGTCATCGGCACGACGTGGCAGATCACCGCCAATCTGGCCAAGGCCGAAGGAGCCCCCATCGCCACCACGCTTCCAAAAGAGGGCGCGACGGGGTGGTCGGATACATGGATGATCGCAGCCAAAGCCCGCCATCCGACGTGCGCTTACGAATGGATGAATTGGATCGCGTCGCCCAAGATCAACGCGCAGGTGGCCGAGTTCTATGGCCAGGCCCCGGCGAACGCGAAAGCCTGCAACGAGACCGCGGATCCCAAGTTTTGCGAAGTATTTCACGCGGCCGACGAGGCGTATTACGCGAAAGTTCACTATTGGACGACGCCCACGTCCCAATGCCTGGACGGGCGCACCAGTGTACAATGCAAAGATTACGCAGAGTGGTCGCGCGCGTGGGCGGAGATTGCAAAATGATTGCATCTC
It includes:
- a CDS encoding extracellular solute-binding protein, with amino-acid sequence MLYDLVKAVSRRRQLTILALVAVFFAALAGLKLVPGLPMWLDATLQIVLAAALAHVVISVVRRCYPVENRLPADDAIVSSSFATVGGVYGLIAGFLIVMVWQSYSDTGVVVAREANAIADLERMSRGFPVTVQLQIQQASRRYVRSVVKEEWPLMAKGEQSQSADDALAALWSAYTEIEGRQRGSSLYDQSVRRLNEVDDNRRLRLLASRDGVPVPLWIILWGGGIGTLIIGCLFEAGNFVVHRALITFLAAILSFSLYLISALEHPFDNRLPTSAEPLERVLAGMLELEAPKSLGKAEGKLDLVTWAGYAEDGSHDPNVDWVHPFEGKTGCKVNAKIANSSDEMVRLMKTGEYDVVSASGDASLRLIASGTVAPVNTDLIPSYADLFPALKLKPWNSVNRVPYGVPHGRGANLLVWRTDKVPTAPESWAAVLEPAAGTPPQLSVYDSPIYLADAAVYLMMARPQLGIRNPYALDDQQFLAVLDVLRNQRHYVGQYWSDYTEQIQSFKTGTSVIGTTWQITANLAKAEGAPIATTLPKEGATGWSDTWMIAAKARHPTCAYEWMNWIASPKINAQVAEFYGQAPANAKACNETADPKFCEVFHAADEAYYAKVHYWTTPTSQCLDGRTSVQCKDYAEWSRAWAEIAK